A single genomic interval of Caretta caretta isolate rCarCar2 chromosome 23, rCarCar1.hap1, whole genome shotgun sequence harbors:
- the LOC125628333 gene encoding histone H2B 8: protein MPDPAKSAPAPKKGSKKAVTKTQKKGDKKRRKTRKESYSIYVYKVLKQVHPDTGISSKAMGIMNSFVNDIFERIAGEASRLAHYNKRSTITSREIQTAVRLLLPGELAKHAVSEGTKAVTKYTSSK from the coding sequence ATGCCTGATCCAGCCAAGTCCGCTCCCGCGCCCAAGAAGGGCTCCAAGAAAGCGGTGACCAAGACCCAGAAGAAAGGGGATAAGAAGCGCCGCAAGACCCGGAAGGAGAGTTACTCCATCTATGTCTACAAGGTGCTGAAGCAGGTTCACCCCGACACCGGCATCTCCTCCAAGGCCATGGGCATCATGAATTCCTTCGTCAACGACATCTTCGAGCGCATTGCTGGGGAGGCGTCCCGCCTGGCGCATTATAACAAGCGCTCCACCATCACCTCCCGGGAGATCCAGACCGCCGTGCGCCTGCTGCTGCCCGGGGAGCTGGCCAAACACGCCGTGTCTGAGGGCACCAAGGCTGTGACCAAGTACACCAGCTCCAAGTAA
- the LOC125628325 gene encoding histone H2A type 2-C-like, whose protein sequence is MSGRGKQGGKARAKAKSRSSRAGLQFPVGRVHRLLRKGNYAERVGAGAPVYMAAVLEYLTAEILELAGNAARDNKKTRIIPRHLQLAIRNDEELNKLLGKVTIAQGGVLPNIQAVLLPKKTESHKAKGK, encoded by the coding sequence ATGTCTGGCCGTGGAAAGCAGGGAGGCAAAGCTCGGGCGAAGGCCAAGTCTCGCTCTTCTCGTGCGGGGCTGCAGTTTCCTGTGGGCCGCGTGCATCGGCTCTTGCGCAAAGGGAACTATGCGGAGCGAGTGGGTGCCGGCGCCCCCGTTTACATGGCCGCGGTGTTGGAGTATCTGACTGCTGAAATTTTGGAGCTGGCTGGCAACGCGGCCCGGGACAACAAGAAAACCCGCATCATCCCCCGCCACTTGCAGCTGGCCATCCGCAACGACGAGGAGCTGAACAAGCTGCTGGGCAAAGTCACCATCGCCCAGGGCGGGGTCCTGCCCAACATCCAGGCGGTGCTGCTGCCCAAGAAAACCGAGAGCCACAAAGCAAAGGGCAAGTGA
- the LOC125628332 gene encoding histone H2B 8, with amino-acid sequence MPEPAKSAPAPKKGSKKAVTKTQKKGDKKRRKTRKESYSIYVYKVLKQVHPDTGISSKAMGIMNSFVNDIFERIAGEASRLAHYNKRSTITSREIQTAVRLLLPGELAKHAVSEGTKAVTKYTSSK; translated from the coding sequence ATGCCTGAACCAGCCAAGTCTGCTCCTGCGCCTAAGAAGGGCTCCAAGAAAGCGGTGACCAAGACCCAGAAGAAAGGGGACAAGAAGCGCCGCAAGACCCGGAAGGAGAGTTACTCCATCTATGTCTACAAGGTGCTGAAGCAGGTTCACCCCGACACCGGCATCTCCTCCAAGGCCATGGGCATCATGAATTCCTTCGTCAACGACATCTTCGAGCGCATTGCTGGGGAGGCGTCCCGCCTGGCGCATTATAACAAGCGCTCCACCATCACCTCCCGGGAGATCCAGACCGCCGTGCGCCTGCTGCTGCCCGGGGAGCTGGCCAAACACGCCGTGTCTGAGGGCACCAAGGCTGTGACCAAGTACACCAGCTCCAAGTAA
- the LOC125628334 gene encoding histone H4, translating to MSGRGKGGKGLGKGGAKRHRKVLRDNIQGITKPAIRRLARRGGVKRISGLIYEETRGVLKVFLENVIRDAVTYTEHAKRKTVTAMDVVYALKRQGRTLYGFGG from the coding sequence ATGTCTGGGCGCGGAAAGGGCGGtaaggggctggggaaaggtgGTGCTAAGAGACATCGCAAAGTGCTGCGGGATAACATCCAGGGCATTACGAAGCCTGCGATCCGCCGCTTGGCTCGCCGCGGCGGGGTGAAGCGCATCTCGGGGCTGATCTACGAGGAGACCCGCGGGGTGCTGAAGGTTTTCTTGGAGAACGTGATCCGCGACGCGGTGACTTACACGGAGCACGCCAAGCGGAAGACGGTGACCGCCATGGATGTGGTGTACGCCCTGAAACGCCAGGGGCGCACCCTGTACGGCTTCGGAGGCTGA
- the LOC125628322 gene encoding uncharacterized protein LOC125628322 isoform X6, whose amino-acid sequence MTQQPAARVPPGCWQRFWQISRQKQPAEESPAAALSPDGQEAESEDGKSQPKRLHVSNIPFRFRDPDLRQMFGQFGKILDVEIIFNERGSKGFGFVTFDSSQDADQAREKLNSTVVEGRKIEVNNATARVVTKKPPAAPAVNGTRGRGREVGRSTPWLALSMPPTSTQWPPSPTRWWPRRRWPIVGACGAVAEPFTALSGQLPPRRPSLPTGVWCTRMGYTAPTSMAMQRTGWHNPPGRPQRRTPTGTAGSTPRRILTTTPSLQPTASEPWPACTAEGTTASRRTEEPGAAKAGGHDGKGPGQWALRSRCG is encoded by the exons CCTGCTGAGGAGAGTCCCGCAGCCGCTCTCAGCCCAGATGGCCAGGAGGCGGAGAGCGAAGACGGCAAATCCCAGCCCAAGCGGCTGCATGTCTCCAACATCCCCTTCCGCTTCCGTGACCCCGACCTGCGGCAGATGTTTGGG CAATTCGGGAAGATCCTAGACGTGGAAATCATCTTCAATGAACGTGGTTCTAAG GGTTTCGGCTTTGTGACCTTCGACAGCAGCCAGGACGCCGACCAGGCGCGAGAGAAGCTGAACAGCACCGTTGTGGAGGGCAGGAAAATTGAG gTGAACAACGCCACGGCCCGTGTGGTCACCAAGAAGCCTCCGGCAGCGCCTGCGGTGAACGGTAcaagggggcgggggcgggag GTTGGAAGATCAACCCCTTGGTTGGCGCTGTCTATGCCCCCGACCTCTACACAG TGGCCACCATCCCCTACCCGATGGTGGCCCCGGCGGCGCTGGCCTATCGTGGGGGCCTGCGGGGCCGTGGCCGAGCCATTTACAGCCCTATCCGGGCAGCTCCCGCCCCGTCGCCCGTCCCTGCCTACGGGAG TGTGGTGTACCCGGATGGGCTATACGGCACCGACGTCTAT GGCTATGCAGCGTACCGGGTGGCACAACCCCCCGGGGCGGCCGCAGCGGCGTACACCGACGG GTACGGCCGGGTCTACACCACGGCGGATCCTTACCACCACGCCGTCGCTCCAGCCTACGGCGTCGGAGCCATG GCCAGCCTGTACCGCGGAGGGTACAACCGCTTCACGCCGTACTGAGGAACCAGGGGCTGCGAAGGCCGGCGGCCATGACGGGAAGGGGCCTGGGCAGTGGGCTCTGAGATCTCGGTGTGGATAG